The DNA region tggactCAAGAGGGAATGCTCTCTGTGTTCTAGTGACATTCCAGTTGCAAATACATTGATTAAGCATGTGACTCACCTTGAGGATCAAAAGTAATACACCGAATCTCCTTCTCAGTCGCAAAGACCCTTCTGCAGATGATCACTTTGTTGATGTAATCCCACACTCTTAAAATGCCCATGTGGTTACCCATGGCAACAGCTGGCTGTTTGGGGTGACAGGCTACTGCATGTACAGGGTCACAGTCCTTACTCAGCAGAATCTGTTGGATGCTTTTCTCTGAATTCACATGTACTACTCTGGAACTGACTGTGGACACAACAAAGTTcctgcagaaaagaaaacagtcagTTTGGCTAAAATCCATAAAACAGTAGAgtgtaaaaacatatatttgttaTTCTGATACCTGAAAATGTAGGGTTTGGCCTCCAGAGTGCAGGCCTTCAAAAACCCCTCTGTGCACTCTTTGGAAAAGGAAATGGACACGATAGCATCCAGTTTGAATTCATCGTACCACATGACAAGCTGGAATTCGTCATTATAAAACTTGATATCGCCTTGAGTGTCACCGGTTACTATACAGCTGTGATATGAAATGCAAAGAGACCAAGTTAATACAAGCAACAATCAAAAGGTAGCAACATTGAGTCTTTCGGTCTCTGGCTACCTGTCAGTTACGGCGAGAACAGTGATCGGATCTTTCTGAAGCCGAATGACCTTGATTCGGTCTCGAGGGACAGTCTGGTTTTCATTCATGTCTTTCATCACGTCCCAGACCACAAGCCCCCCAGCTGCAGTGGCAGCCAGGACCTGAGGCTTCCGACAGTGGAACACACACGTATTCGGAAACTTGGCAGCCTTGTTGACAGTTTGAGAAAGGTCAGCACGAGACGAAGATGATACAGAAATATCCCTTCCACCGCTGGCTGcggcacagagctgcagaggtgACGAGATGAAACTATAAAATATCTCTCAAAAAAAGTCACAGAAAAACTACCTATAACAACTCATTAACATCTTCTGTgtaaaatttatatttatttttaccttctTAAAATTCAGGGCAACGTATTGCAGATCTCCCTGAGCCTGAAAAAAGAGCAGATGATTAAtgcaataaacaaacacatctttCACAGCCGTATCTTGTAGATTTCAATATAAAGAAACAGCTGGACTTACCCTGCTGTAAAGTAGCACCTGACTTTCACTGTTGGTGAGCAGCTGATTGCCGTCGTTTTGGTTGAAAATGACGTGCTTCTGAAAAACCATCcgacatttaacatttggtcTTCAGAATGGCTTCTGCATTAACATAATATCCATTTAATGTTAGAAGAAGACCAAACGACTCACTTGATAACCGTGCTTAGGATTGATTTCAGTAAAGCATGAAGGCTTTTCCGTTTGATTCGTCCAatcccaaacacacaaacgctgTGAAAAATCATCAGAGGGTTAACAGTTTATTAACAGATGTAGATTTTATTCAATAACATTTCATGTTTAATACTGTCGAATCCAGCAGGAAACAGTAATAATCTAAGCTGTTTTTATGCAGAGTGCAGTTCTGAGATGTCGACCATTTAATAGAAGATTATATGCAATCATTCTTTCAATTTTTTACGCAAAGTGCCATTAAACCTTGAAAATGCATAATGAATTCATGACATAGCATTTGAGTGAGATTTGagagtgttttgttttaatatgtcATCAACAGGGGCGCTGCAACAGGATGAGGAGAGCAGGACGTCGCCTGGGGCCCCAAGCTGAGAGGGGGCACCCAAGAATTGCAGAATACGTTAGTTACATTACACAGCAGCAACAATTTAATGAGAAGCTCCTTAAATGATTTGAACTGCAATGACACCCCGGTCAGAAACCCCCCCGACAGGACCTCATCTTCTCTGCCAAAAGCCCACAGAGTCCCTTGAAACCCTCCTGGTCATCAACGTGGACCACAaaggattttcttttcaaatgtttgattgcATCTGTCCGTTCATACCTGCCATCATATACTCACTTGAAAGTCTTCAGCCCCGAGGGTTACCAGATGTTTTGTGTCCTTTGAAAACGCCATTGCAACGACACCACAATCAGGGTGGCAGTCGAACAAGGTTTGCACAGGAATTCTGAAATAATTATCATACACGTGGTTACCACAAAGAGCAAaggtaaaatacacaaaactgcCTTAATGTAGGAATGATAGAGCTACCCAGAATAGGAGTCCCATATCATCACCAGGTTTTTCGGCCCCTGTTCTGTAGTTGCTACCCAGCGTCTgtcttcactcacacacatgcatgagatGGGGTTGCAGTGACCCTGAAAACAATAGTAGTAATAGTGTATAAACTGTTACTAACAACCTTCATGTTTCTTTCAACAAAATATATCATTATCTTCCAAGATTTATTGTGGTGCTGATTCTGGAGGAGCTGTCTCTGCTGGAGATTTGTTGTACCTGGAGTGTGTGCTGGGTCTTTGACGTGTGGTTGTAGATGATCCCGATGTGAGCTCCAGCGTAGAGAATCACCAACTGATTGTGGTCTTGCAAACTGAAGACGGGGAGTGCAGGAGTCATCCCAATCACCCATTCCAGTGACTGGATGGATAGAAAATAAGCCTTTATCATTATTATCTTTCGGAAAACCTTTTTTGAGGTGGACATTTTTCACGAAATTTTCTTGACCTAGTTTTTTAAAGGCTTTAAATTCAGACTTAAGTCCCAGGAGCTGAACTCGACACACAGAACAATGTCATTgctttaaacatatttaatttcCCATGATTCATTTTTGCCATACGGTTCTATGACCGCTCTGTGTTATGAATATGTTTATATTGTGAACATTTGTCCTGATATGAAACCCTTGTTTATTACATTGTCTCCCATTTTGACCAGCACTGTGTGCAGAAGAGATATTGTATCACAAAAGGACCTTAAAGgtggataaataaacaaataaaaacatactgaCCAGTGTATGTGCTCTGGTGGGAGTTTTTGAGAAAAGTGTGTCAGTGGTTGCACTGTAGACTTCAGACTGCCCGGTCATCTCCCTCTCGTCTCCCATGACCCCTTCACTCTCCTCAGATTCATCACTGCTGCTactctccctcttcttttcttcatcataatcatcatcatacTGTGATTGTTGCATTTCCTCTTCGCAGCTTGTGACAAACTCCTCAACTTCAGCATCTGACATGATGTCTGATCACAAGCTTCTCGTTTTAGAACTTCTTGAATCTCTTCTTCTGTCAAGTTGAGGTCGCTAAACTACTGCTAGTTACCGTTTGGTAAAGAGTTGTTAAACTACGATATTTATCAAATGTCACAATGTCTTtatctgatatcacctctgtaCAATAACAACTCTTGTATAATTTTACTCTTCTCTGACTAAAGCTGAAAATAAAAGGCAGCTACCTTTGATGCCAAACTGTTTAGATGCCTTtattgccacactgtttggcatctgcctctgttgccacactgtttggaagCAACTGTCACTGCCCCGAAAATTGTCCAAGAGCAACTAAAGCtgtttgtgatttattcaaTGAGATACTGGTTTATGAAGTTTATTAGATAGTTTGTAAGCTCTCAGGGAGTTGGACTCGAAATTAAAAGCTCCACATCTATCAGTTCCATAAGGATGATCTTGGTATCTACGAAAAGGTAAGAACTCAAAGATTGTATTCCCAGTTACAGTGTGACTGATACTGTGCGTGAGTAAACTGTGATAAACCAAAGGAAAAATGTACATTGTTATCCTTGCTTTAAATTCTACATAAGATTGTGAATAACTCCATGATAACAGTGATGCACAGAGATGTAACTGCTCATGTAACAATTTATTGACTACAATTGTACCAAAGTAGATGGAAATACCACAAAGGACCAAAGTTTTAAGTAACAGTAGGAAAAAGGCACACTCTCCGTTTATATTTATTCTCTCTAGGCTGAATAAATGTAGTCAGTGTTTCTGTGTTACAAGACAGCCAGAGAGACTTACACAATGTTGCTTTCCAATTGCATAGAAAccatttaaagttttatttactaTCATAAGTTGACTTTGGCCCAAATGTTTTCCTTATGCCAGGATCTCATAGGCATTCTCCAAGGACTCTTAGTTAATTACATTAACATCCATAAGaatattcaaaataaagtcagtgCATATACTACACAAATGTCAAAGCTATACACAACAAACAGCTACTGACTTACTACTTTTTAACCAAGTTTTATTCTCATGTCTTCAGTATTTATATGATTTCAGTTAACTGACAATGACTCCATGTACAGCAATATTGATACAAGGAAGTGCAGGAGTCATCCCAATGACCCATTCTAGTGACTGGATAGATAGAAAATAAGCCTTTATCCTTTTGGTCTTtcataaaacctttttttgaggtggacattttccatgaaacttCCTTGACCTAGTATTTTAAAGGCTTTAAATTCAGACTTAAGTCCCAGGAGCTGAACTCGGCACACAGAACAAATCATTGCTTTTAACATATTTCTTTCCCATAGTTCATTTTTGCCATAAGATTCTATGACTGCTCTTTTTTAtatctgtttgctgtgtttttgtatattttctatatttgttCATCTGTCCTGATAAGAAACCCTTTTTATTACATTGTCTCCCATGGACCAGCGCTCTGTTCAGAAGAGATATTTCATCTCAAAAGGACCTCAAAggtggataaataaataagtaaaaacatACTGACCAGTGCATGTGTTCTGGTGTGAGATTTTGAGAAAAGTGTGTCAGTGGTTGAACTGTAGACTTGAGACTGCCGGGTCATCTCCGTCTCGTCTCCCCTGACCCCTGCACTCTCCTCAGATtcatcgctgctgctcctctgcttcttctggTCTTCATCATAATCATTACCATCCTGTGGTTGTTTGTTCTTCTCTCCCCAGCTTGTGATGAGCTCCTCAGCATCTGACATGATGTCTGACCACACCACACCTTTTCAGACTTCCTGAATCTTTTCTTCTGTCAAGTTGAGGTCGCTAAATTGCTGCTAGTAACCGTGTAAATCGTTTAAGTGCTTAAATTACGATATTTATCCCATGTCACAATGTTCTAATCTGAAATCACATCTGTATAATTGTATAATTTGCCTATTTCTAACGactaaaactgaaaataaaattaaaaccaTTTTCCCGTTTGGTCTTCATCTCACAATCTGTAAAGTGAATGTGTAGCGTCTCGTTGCCTAGATACAAACCAACGTAGAACGAGCCAGGCCAAAACGCAGTTTCCGGTGatttctttcaaattaaaagcaccaCTGAGCCAAACAAAACGTTTCCTTCATGaaagttttcatttaaaagtttTACCTAAAATAAATTCCGGACTATTCATATGTTTATCacattgaaaacacaaacatttggtTTTAAACACGACTTAGCTTTACTATACAGAGTATTAAAATGATCTTTATTGATTGAACCGAAGACTTTAtatgacaaaaacaataattatttcTAGATTTTCGACTACAGTTTGGATAAGTTGTCTGGATAAAAAAACAGTATTAAATAGCACACGTGttttaaacacatgaataaGAGGCAAGACATCTAATGTTTTGTCAGTGAGTTCAGACAACGGTAACTGTCAGCTCAGGCTCAGGTTGCTGTGACAGACGATGACGTGCACATAAAAGATGGAAGCAAAGTATGAAAGACGTTACCATTGCTTCTCAAACCATGTTAAAGACACTATATGCAATGTTTACGACATAAGACATATGCTCTGCAGAACATCTATTTGATATATGAGCAGTAAAATGACGGGAAAACGTGCTTCAAGTATACTATTTAAAAGTCTAACATAAACATTATAATAATGATTAATATAATTGATACGGACATTTGttaaaaaatgtcaatgaatagataagaatataaaaaatcaCTATTATACCACATGATAGTGGTTACACAAGATGGCCACTAGAGCGCAATGTTTACAGGCTGAAGTTAGTctactttcaaaataaaagttaaataaaggtcTTGAATGAGCAGAAAGCGGAACACTCGCTGTGATAGCAGGATGTGATGTGTTACCCAGTCTATGTGTGTTACGTGTAAAGAAGATGTAATGGATCATCGTTTCTAAGTTATCGTGTTTGAAGCCCGGAGTCAGTTTCTTCGTGTCGGggtacttttaatttgaaaagtcgTTCCCGTGTGGAAACGTCGCTGGTGACTCGAACCAAACCTTCACGCTGTTCCTGTCGCTCCGGTCTGAAAAGTCTACGTCACCTTTTCTCCTGATCAACTTTTTCATTGAgtttttctcctccacctccgcctGACAGCTGGTGTCCCTCGGGTCTGGTTCGGGGAGGTTCGGAGGATTAACTGCGTTGTTCGGAACATCACTAGGAGTTCGTGACGGTGACGACGCCACGAAACGAGGGAGACGTGTTttcagaagaggaagaagctgatgaTGGTTTCACCAGCTGACGGGTGAGCTGGTTCTCTAATGGACGTGATCGTGTCTTGGTGAGTTTGTCGCTGTTGTAGCTGTAGCCGCTAGCTGAGGTTAGCAGCTGGTTCTTATCTCCAATCCCCTCAGCTGACAGTCAGCTGGGCTGCgacacaacactcacacacacaccgagggaACTTCACTATTAAACAAGGATAACTTTTTCATATGATTCGAGGCTCAACAGAAAAGTTCCAGCAAAAATGTCTTTATGGACGTTAAAAGCTTTTAAGCAGCTACCTGAAAGATTAAGTGGAAGGATGGTGAAGTGTCCTTTAAAGAAACCATTAGCAATGTCTGAATTATTTGAGTGACAATTAGCACGAAAAGTattaatatacaaataataattcTATTTGTcagatgtttttcattattgtttaCTCAAGCTGTAGTAGAATATGTCAAAGTGAACAATTTTCACATCCACAATAAATCAAGATCTTTTTTTCAgtcaaatgtgttgtttttcttatcataataatatcataatcACAATCATTAGTCGGGTTTGAAATTTAACCcagtatgtaaaaaaaaaggaagagaaagaaaaccaaaAGGCAAATCTGTCAAAGTATCACAATGGCAGCTTTCCTGTTTATCAACCCCCGTGCTTCATATAAAAGCTCTACATAGTTTGGCAGATATGTTCACTTTCATATATTCAAAGAATAGTGTCCACATTTTGATGAAGCAAGCAGTGTCAGAGTCAATCAGACAGGTCATGTGAGGCCCAACAGGAAATGCTGCTTTATTATCCTGTTCCATCAAGTCAGTGTATGAGCTCGACAGGAAGTCGAATCAAATCAGTTTAACCAAAAAAGCTGTTCCTCGCCTGAATGGAAACTAGAAGTGTTTTTTGGGACCTACTTTTATTAACGCTGACATGGCACCTGATAACATACAATGAGGTGCTTTGGATTTAATACAGTTGCTGCGTTGTCAGGTACACTGAGCTAAATCTAATACAGTCTAATACACCAGTCCTACAAAAAAGCCTCCATTATAATGttcagtttaaatgtttaagtTGTTTGAGAGGTGCTGTGTTAGACTTCATTAGTTTAAGCCaagtgtacctaataaactgataATTGACTGTGGGGTTTATATTAGGAGAAGAAAAGCATCCAATGTGTCTCTGGTGGTGCGCAATAACAGCAGTGACCCAGAAGATcgacagataaacaaacatattcaaTCATTAACAACTTTATCTGGCAACTGAGAGATTAATCAGAGAAGGCAGAAGGACAGACAactaacaaaaaatatatatagcaATCATGAGGGTTAGGCATTGAAAATGAGTCTTCTTGGGTTTTAATGCTTTATTGCATTATTGAGTGTCCTTGACCGATTGTAAACATGCCTGAGGTTATTTGCTAAATATAGCAGAACCAGGCCTTGAACACTGAGCTTTTGAGCCCTGTagtcaaaaacacaacaaggtCCCTTTTATACTCTAACTCTTCAAAGAAATTATATTAGACCTACGTGTATGGTATGTATATTTATGTGGAATTTTAGTTAATGGAAATATTATAATCCAACAGGTGGGAGTAGCATAAGTGAGCGCTCTACGATGTGGACTGACAAGCAAAGAGGAATCAGAGTTTCTAAGGAGGAGCTGCTCTGTAAGAGTGCCTGTGGGTATTATGGAAACCCTGCATGGCATGGCCTCTGCTCCAagtgctggagagagagagcccgtTCAGCTGGAGCCCAGAGACAAGACACTAGGTAAAACAACCACAGACCTCGACGTAATGGTGTCAGTGCAAAGACGGATTTTTGTCACAGCATGTTAAAAAGCAACACATGATAGGGTATACACATATCAATCAATATGTCAACGAGAAAATTAAAGTAGAATAACTGTATAATGTGCTAATTTGAGTTAGTACTTTTGGCACCAACTGAATATGTAATGGCTACTATTAAAACataaagagattaaaaaaacattgctgATGTGAACAGATTCATCTGTGATTCTTTGTTAATACGACGGTCTTCCTTTATTCCTTGTAGGCCGAGAAATGACGGCATTCCTCTCACCTTCTCCAAATtcgaggagaagaagagcatTGAGAAAGGCCATCGGATTAACACGATGAGGAGACTCTTCTGGGGAAGCCCATCGCCTCCAAAACGTCAAGGTACAAATGACTCTGGAAATGAACATGCTAGAAAACATTCGGGACTTCTTCTACTCACGTTGCCCTTACGTACCGACAGAAAAAGCTGTCAAAAAGCTGTTGTGTTCCTTCATTATCTGATGTACCGAGAGGCTCCATGTGCATACTGTATAAGTGGGTAGTGTAGCATCTTCATTACTGTATAGTTCCCAAAGCAAAACCAACCTGTAGGTAATGCTGTAAAACAATTGAACCAAGATATCGCCCCTCTCCATTCTGAACCACTGGGAGTACCAtatttcagtttaaaaacatttcatttaattatcTGGAGTCACAtccactcttcctccctgtAGAGTCTTCTGAAAGCCAAACAAATGCGTTAAAAGCGTACTCGAGCCTCGAGCCTGGGGACTTCACCGGCTTCCTCAAAATCCTACGGAGCCCTTCCTCCCAGCGCTTGCAGTCCCGATGCACAGCTTTTCTCAACACAGTGGAGGCTTACCATGTAATTATCTGTTTTAAAGATGAACATTACACTTCTTCTCTTTCGAAATGTCCGAGTTTTTACGATAACAGCTTCTCATCATCTTCACAGGATCTGCCGGTACAGAAACAGTCGGACCTCGTGCAGGATTTCTTCCAGTCGTTTGCAGAATATTTTGACAGTCAGTACATTTCAGTTCACACTTTTTTTGGACTGTTAATtctgaaaataatcaaaaatctgagttgttatttttttgctttcagGTCTTCCTGAGGCTCAGGTCACTCAGATAATGGAGCACGTAGAGAAGCTAATAATGACACGGTTGCACAAATGGGTTTTCTGTCATGACAGCTGTGATGATGAACAGAAGGACCTGGCTCTCCAGAGGAGAATACGGTAACTCTTATGTTCAAGTCAGTTCTGTTATAGCAAAACATAGGATATGTGATGACTGTTTGACACCTAATGGCTTTACTCTGCAGCTCCTTGAACTGGGTTACGCCGCAGATGCTGAGTGTTCCTTTTCCTGAAAAAAAGATTGCGGTTACAAGCGACCCCTTTCTGCCTGCTATAACAGGTGATGCACAGAGTCAGTGCTGGAGGGAACTGTTTAAGGTCATATACGTTTTCTGTTGGAGAGCTAGATGAGAAGATTAGTACTACTTGTATGTCTGCTTGTTAAATGTAAGTCTAAGTAACTCACTATGCATTGTCATTGTTATTGACTAGTGAGCTTAGAGGAGCTGTAAGCGGGATGGTTGGTTTGACATAGCTAAGCTGTTTCCCCACATCAAggtctttgtgtttatttgggAGAGAAAGTTTCACATATGctggaaacatttttttaaatggtctAATATGCtgtttttgacttttttcaACAGCCATAATTGAAATGGATGCCAAACGAGCGCCACAGGACAAACTAGCCTGTGTGTGCAAATGCAGTCAGCATGTCTTCGAGGCACTCTCCAACTCAAGCAGTGAACCTGCTAATGCAGATGACTTCCTGTCAGGACTGATTTACGTGGTGTTGAAGGCTAACCCACCCCGGCTACACTCTAACATGCAATATGTGATTCGGTTTGGTCTCCCTCACAGTCTGATGGCAGGAGAGAGTGGCTACTATTTCACAAATCTGGTAAGTAGACAGCAAACTTACCCATCATACACCACATCATTCTGTGTATCATGGCCTACATCGATAAAACTTAAATCATCGCAAGTGTTTTGACTCGGGAAGTAATCTCTGTCCATACTAACATACCTGAAAACGCTTACCACATGACCATACCCTACACTGggcgtgtgtgcttgtgtgaagTGGAAGCGGATTGTCTACCCTGCAAGAGTTGCTTTAGATGGGCTCGGACTACAGGAATTTCGGGCGGATTTCATCGGTGCCACCCTGATAAttatcaaacatgtttgataaTTGACTCAGTGGAACCAATGAGAGAGACGAGTCAAGTATGAATGAATGGAAGTGAATGTGGGCGACTGTGTCAGGATTTCCAATATCTCAGCAGTGTTTCTGTAAATATTGCAACActgatacatttaaaacaaaaatgtattgatgTTGAGCTAGTTGGTTGATCACACGCTCTCTGTTTCAGTCTTGTGCTGTGGCCTTCATTGATAAGCTGGATGGACCGGCACTAAACCTCAGTCCAGAGGAGTTTGAAAGCTACATGCTGAATCAGGGTGCTCCTCCTGGAGTAATCAAGAGGCAGCAGACTACCAGTGACACAAAACACCTCTTGGAGGAGCTACAAGGCCGACAGGAGAAGCTGCACCAGGGGATGGATTCTCTTAATGTTCAGCTTCAGAACTGGGTACAAGCAGTTCATTCCCAACTGGATGAGGCAACAACACAGTTTGCTCTGGTACAGAAGGAAGTAACAGCTCAGGCTGCGCTCTCTAACGTTTTGTCATCCACATCTCACGATGCTCCGCCTCAGAGGGATGACGAAGACCAGTCGGTGCTGGTGCTTGCTGATCTACATGCAGGTCCAAAAGATACCGACTGTtagcaacaataacaaaaacaccTAATCTGACACCTGACTCTTTTTTCATCATCAGCACTAACCTATTATGTAggatataaaacaaacatttatattcCAATGCCATGTTTGCACAGGTTTCGACTTTAGGGAGCTGGGATTTATAAGCCAGATGAAGGAAAACTTTGTGAAGGAAACTTTTTGCAATAGGTATTACAGgtggtaaaacattttttgtatttgttttctgtttgggGATGAAGGCCATTAAATCACATTCCAGTTTGTAGCCAGCACTCAGGGTACAGCACTTAGGGATGTCCCCTAACACTTTAAGGGTTCTTATTTAACATTCACTATGTGCCTATATATAAAGAAAACTGCTGTGAAGTTAAAAATTCTCTACAAGAAAAATGCTAGAGGACAGTTGTTGACCACTACAAGACGGGAggtgtcttttaataaactatGTTTTTCAAAGCTGTGTAATTTTTCAATATGATACATTCACTGTATGTTCATAGATGAAAATAATGTGATATAAAACAATGTGTAACACATCCCACTAGATATATTAGTGTGCAGGTTGTGGTTGGTGGTTGTGTGTTGCTAACAACTGTTGAAAGGTGTCTGAAGAAATATAAGAGTCTTATGGTATGATTAAATACTAGTccaataattaaataaagttgACTTGAAAaaattactttgtgtgtgtggtagggTGAATATTGGGATTCACTTGTTTGCAGAGACGACCAGGAgtcaaaaagtaaaaagtttgtATAGAAATCGTTAAATGCTCATTGCTTATTACTAATGAGCAAGTTTTCTTGACTTTAAGTATAAACAAGTGAGTATTTCATAATTTGACGGTGCTTAAAGTCCCCCTCCACTCAGGAATGTGTTGTACCTGCTGTTGTATGACAAGTTATGAAGCTCATCCTGGTccattttaaatgtgatgaGGAAACTTGAAGCCTGGTTAGTGGGGATTTCAGTGAAGGATGGGGTATAGATGTTGATAAAAATTGTCTAAGTAggtatttgaatttgaaaaaaacttaaaaccatTTATTAGATACACTATTTAACCCATAACCAGTGTATTTTGAATATATCTTTGAATATATCTTTAAGCAGCAATAGCTGAAGTCAAATTGAATTTGAATCTCAAtctgaagttgatctgatgtaagcccttgtagaagtacctcaaagtaaaaatgtggaatatggccagaatggccactaaatgccaaatagcaggcttcctgttgcgtttttcaaattgcactaatatacttttttgtttgtctagtcatgatacacatgtgtatcgatttttgtgaagatcggtcagaGTAggttataatatataattataataataatccttaacATTTTCGATAGGGCCATTGCCTGTCAGTGGTCGGGCcctaaaacataaaatacaatgaatgaaaattacattaaataaaataaaattaactgtgtaaagaaaacagaataataaggtaaaacaggaaaagtatATGTTAAACATTTTCATGAGATATAATGTTTAACAAAAATTCCATCTGACGAAAAG from Limanda limanda chromosome 5, fLimLim1.1, whole genome shotgun sequence includes:
- the LOC133001348 gene encoding rab5 GDP/GTP exchange factor-like, with product MWTDKQRGIRVSKEELLCKSACGYYGNPAWHGLCSKCWRERARSAGAQRQDTRPRNDGIPLTFSKFEEKKSIEKGHRINTMRRLFWGSPSPPKRQESSESQTNALKAYSSLEPGDFTGFLKILRSPSSQRLQSRCTAFLNTVEAYHDLPVQKQSDLVQDFFQSFAEYFDSLPEAQVTQIMEHVEKLIMTRLHKWVFCHDSCDDEQKDLALQRRIRSLNWVTPQMLSVPFPEKKIAVTSDPFLPAITAIIEMDAKRAPQDKLACVCKCSQHVFEALSNSSSEPANADDFLSGLIYVVLKANPPRLHSNMQYVIRFGLPHSLMAGESGYYFTNLSCAVAFIDKLDGPALNLSPEEFESYMLNQGAPPGVIKRQQTTSDTKHLLEELQGRQEKLHQGMDSLNVQLQNWVQAVHSQLDEATTQFALVQKEVTAQAALSNVLSSTSHDAPPQRDDEDQSVLVLADLHAGPKDTDC